The following are encoded in a window of Mycobacterium sp. ELW1 genomic DNA:
- a CDS encoding demethylmenaquinone methyltransferase, with protein sequence MSRATLDKDPRDVASMFDAVARRYDITNTVLSLGQDRAWRRATRSALGIGPGDRVLDLAAGTAVSTVELARSGAWCVAADFSVGMLRAGAARPVPKVAADATRLPFGDAVFDAVTISFGLRNVVDHPAGLREMARVTRPGGRLVVCEFSTPVVPVFSTVYKEYLMQALPRVARAVSSNPDAYVYLAESIRAWPDQAALARQIRDAGWSDVRWRNLTGGIVALHYAVKA encoded by the coding sequence GTGAGCCGCGCGACGCTGGACAAGGATCCCCGCGATGTGGCGTCGATGTTCGACGCCGTCGCGCGGCGGTACGACATCACCAACACCGTGTTGTCACTGGGGCAGGACCGCGCCTGGCGGCGGGCGACCCGGTCGGCGCTGGGCATCGGGCCCGGCGACCGCGTGCTCGACCTCGCGGCAGGGACCGCGGTGTCGACGGTCGAGTTGGCCCGCTCCGGAGCGTGGTGTGTGGCCGCGGACTTCTCGGTCGGCATGCTGCGGGCTGGTGCCGCACGGCCCGTGCCGAAGGTGGCGGCCGACGCGACCAGGCTGCCGTTCGGCGATGCGGTGTTCGACGCGGTGACGATCAGCTTCGGGTTGCGCAATGTCGTCGACCATCCGGCGGGCCTGCGGGAGATGGCGCGGGTGACCCGCCCCGGCGGCCGGCTGGTGGTGTGCGAGTTCTCCACCCCCGTCGTGCCGGTGTTCTCGACCGTCTACAAGGAGTACCTGATGCAGGCGCTGCCGCGGGTGGCCCGCGCGGTGTCGAGCAACCCGGACGCGTACGTCTATCTGGCCGAGTCCATCCGGGCCTGGCCCGATCAGGCGGCACTGGCCCGGCAGATCCGCGACGCCGGCTGGTCGGACGTGCGGTGGCGCAACCTGACGGGCGGGATCGTCGCGCTGCACTACGCCGTCAAGGCCTGA
- a CDS encoding NAD(P)/FAD-dependent oxidoreductase yields the protein MSDYDAIIVGAGHNGLTAAVVLQRAGFRTLCLEANTYSGGMSATVELIDGFKFEIAGSVRFPTAQKINSELGLDTLPTISSEIMSVNLGENGEEAMVFHSDPMAMMNHLNEKHGMDAVMAMANLYAWSAGPGKALGRFDALALPKTIDEMYACAADENERRAIHEMLFGSAMDVVDRFLPDKEKHSVIRGMLAFLAVNSTYRGPYTPGSATCLAFAMAMPPEGGPMTTKLKGGIGVLAEHLRDLFVDAAGEMRYRTKVEQILVEDGKVTGVRLKDGEVINAPIVVSNLAPETTLLDLVGVDHLPSSLVTRLGGRDHRASFMQIHFALDGLPQYAAPYDFLNEPGMQMSVGMFGSPEEQQRQWEMARCGEVPDNPALSIQMPTVGDPEMAPEGKHAASVYAYGFPIEAPRDQHGHLKTVMAERVVDKITRYAPNFKDILIRDITFAPYHMNTMFAAPNGDFCHGLLQPELMGVNRPGPKGFIDEPIPIEGLYLGGAGCHGGPGITFIPGYNAGYQVLEDAGR from the coding sequence ATGAGTGACTACGACGCGATCATCGTGGGGGCCGGACACAACGGTCTGACCGCAGCGGTGGTGCTGCAACGAGCCGGCTTTCGCACGCTCTGCCTGGAGGCCAACACCTACAGCGGCGGCATGTCGGCCACCGTCGAGCTGATCGACGGCTTCAAATTCGAGATCGCCGGGTCGGTGCGTTTCCCCACCGCGCAGAAGATCAACAGCGAGCTCGGCTTGGACACGTTGCCGACCATCTCCTCGGAGATCATGTCGGTCAACCTCGGGGAAAACGGCGAGGAAGCAATGGTCTTCCACAGCGACCCGATGGCGATGATGAACCATCTCAACGAGAAGCACGGCATGGACGCCGTGATGGCCATGGCCAACCTGTACGCCTGGAGCGCCGGCCCTGGTAAGGCCCTGGGCCGCTTCGACGCGCTGGCGCTGCCGAAGACCATCGACGAGATGTATGCCTGTGCCGCAGACGAAAACGAGCGGCGCGCCATCCACGAGATGCTGTTCGGATCGGCGATGGACGTCGTCGACCGATTCCTGCCCGACAAGGAAAAGCACTCCGTGATCCGCGGCATGCTGGCGTTCCTGGCGGTGAACTCCACCTACCGCGGCCCGTACACCCCCGGCAGCGCAACATGTTTGGCGTTCGCGATGGCCATGCCCCCGGAGGGCGGCCCGATGACCACCAAACTCAAGGGCGGAATCGGCGTGCTCGCCGAGCATCTGCGAGACCTGTTCGTCGACGCCGCCGGGGAGATGCGCTACCGCACCAAGGTCGAACAGATCCTCGTCGAGGACGGCAAGGTCACCGGGGTGCGCCTCAAAGACGGCGAGGTGATCAACGCGCCGATCGTGGTGTCCAACCTCGCCCCGGAGACCACGCTGCTGGATCTTGTTGGCGTCGACCATCTTCCGTCGTCGCTGGTGACACGGCTCGGCGGTCGCGATCACCGGGCGTCGTTCATGCAGATCCACTTCGCTCTGGACGGGCTGCCCCAGTACGCCGCGCCCTACGACTTCCTCAACGAGCCCGGCATGCAGATGTCGGTGGGCATGTTCGGTTCACCGGAAGAACAGCAGCGCCAGTGGGAGATGGCCCGCTGCGGCGAAGTGCCGGACAACCCCGCGCTGTCGATCCAGATGCCCACGGTCGGCGATCCCGAGATGGCGCCGGAGGGCAAGCACGCCGCCAGCGTGTACGCCTACGGCTTCCCGATCGAGGCCCCGCGCGATCAGCATGGTCACCTGAAAACCGTGATGGCAGAACGCGTTGTCGACAAGATCACCCGCTACGCCCCGAACTTCAAGGACATCCTGATCCGCGACATCACGTTCGCGCCGTATCACATGAACACCATGTTCGCCGCGCCCAACGGCGACTTCTGCCACGGGCTGCTGCAGCCCGAGCTGATGGGGGTCAACCGGCCGGGACCCAAGGGGTTCATCGACGAGCCGATCCCGATCGAAGGCCTCTACCTGGGTGGTGCAGGCTGCCACGGCGGACCGGGCATCACGTTCATCCCCGGCTACAACGCCGGGTATCAGGTGCTGGAAGACGCCGGCCGCTAG